In one Cloacibacillus porcorum genomic region, the following are encoded:
- a CDS encoding sugar ABC transporter substrate-binding protein, with protein MSRKITIAVLTVLFVAAATIMFHRADEKKDVKIGVSIGVGNAIRWENEKRYMEARAKELGANIEVRLNKTNTPKTQQEDCREMIDKGIDVLILTPRSVANVDNILEYAKSKNVPVICYARVVLGKKIDLFVGYDSARIGQKMGQYISEAVYKGDYILLRGDSGDNNAALLYEGAMRYISQIRSDINIILDCAVPGWSPSEAKRIVKEAISANGNRIDAILSPNDKIAEACAEALEELGIKNHVAITGMDAELEAVRRIVKGRQDVTFYMDLKELSATAVNEAFHMARGEKVNVNADFDNHSGGTVPSNLITGQLVTKENLNKVLIDSGYFTKEEVYGK; from the coding sequence ATGTCCAGAAAAATAACGATTGCCGTACTGACTGTGCTGTTCGTGGCGGCAGCTACCATCATGTTTCACCGAGCCGACGAAAAAAAAGATGTAAAGATCGGCGTCTCCATTGGCGTCGGCAACGCCATCCGCTGGGAAAATGAAAAAAGATACATGGAGGCGCGCGCGAAAGAGCTAGGCGCTAATATAGAGGTGCGCCTTAACAAGACAAACACGCCAAAGACACAGCAGGAAGACTGCCGGGAGATGATAGACAAAGGTATCGACGTACTGATACTGACACCGCGAAGCGTCGCCAATGTAGATAATATTCTGGAGTACGCGAAAAGCAAGAATGTCCCGGTAATATGTTATGCGCGCGTGGTGCTTGGGAAAAAAATTGACCTTTTCGTCGGCTATGACAGCGCACGCATCGGTCAAAAGATGGGGCAGTATATATCTGAGGCGGTATATAAAGGCGATTATATCCTTCTGCGCGGCGATTCAGGCGATAATAACGCGGCACTGCTATATGAGGGAGCGATGCGTTACATATCACAAATTAGAAGCGACATAAATATCATCCTCGACTGCGCCGTCCCAGGTTGGTCTCCCTCAGAGGCCAAGCGAATTGTTAAGGAGGCCATATCCGCCAACGGTAACAGGATCGATGCGATCCTGTCCCCTAACGACAAAATAGCCGAGGCCTGCGCCGAAGCACTTGAAGAACTGGGGATCAAAAATCATGTCGCCATCACAGGCATGGACGCCGAACTGGAAGCGGTAAGACGCATTGTCAAAGGCAGGCAGGACGTCACCTTTTACATGGACCTCAAAGAATTGTCCGCCACGGCGGTCAATGAAGCTTTTCATATGGCGAGGGGAGAAAAGGTGAACGTAAACGCTGACTTCGACAACCACAGTGGCGGCACTGTACCCTCAAATCTAATAACCGGTCAGCTTGTCACTAAAGAAAACCTCAACAAAGTCCTCATCGACAGCGGTTATTTTACAAAAGAAGAAGTTTACGGAAAATAG